In Uranotaenia lowii strain MFRU-FL chromosome 2, ASM2978415v1, whole genome shotgun sequence, one genomic interval encodes:
- the LOC129741383 gene encoding uncharacterized protein LOC129741383: MGICLDTDKSNTTQEVEESDWKGGGGRGDASRLAIVRSPTLGAGGSPINGGGGAGGMHNTGKVKFDPPKVPVIFVLGGPGSGKVTHCDTLMQERRGVTHINMMDLLQQYAMGNVLFSIKKVIFKTDANPALWSNTPSTRRSSSSNIHVSCPTCMCRLVRRSEAVSMAHWAAPSRENLARSPRSTC, encoded by the exons ACAAAAGCAACACCACACAGGAGGTGGAGGAGTCAGACTGGAAAGGCGGCGGCGGAAGAGGCGACGCGTCCCGTTTGGCCATCGTTCGTTCCCCGACGCTCGGGGCCGGAGGCAGTCCGATCAACGGCGGAGGCGGCGCCGGCGGCATGCACAACACCGGCAAAGTCAAGTTCGACCCGCCGAAGGTTCCGGTCATCTTCGTGCTCGGCGGACCCGGTAGTGGTAAAGTGACCCACTGCGATACCCTGATGCAGGAACGCCGTGGGGTCACCCACATCAACATGATGGACCTGCTGCAGCAGTACGCGATGGGAAATG TGCTTTTCAGTATCAAAAAAGTTATATTCAAAACTGATGCCAACCCTGCTCTTTGGTCGAATACTCCAAGTACGCGCAGGTcgtcctcgagcaatatccacgtctcgtgcccgaCATGTATGTGTAGACTGGTCCGACGTTCTGAAGCAGTATCGATGGCCCACTGGGCCGCTCCCAGCCGGGAGAACTTGGCTCGCTCACCCCGTAGCACTTGCTGA